In Pseudoliparis swirei isolate HS2019 ecotype Mariana Trench chromosome 11, NWPU_hadal_v1, whole genome shotgun sequence, a genomic segment contains:
- the ttbk2a gene encoding tau-tubulin kinase 2 isoform X2: MSGGVEQVDILSVLSLVKERWKVAKKIGGGGFGEIYEAVDMLTRVSVALKVESAQQPKQVLKMEVAVLKKLQGKDHVCRFVGCGRNDRFNYVVMELQGRNLADLRRSMTRGTFSISTTLRLGRQMLEAIESIHSVGFLHRDIKPSNFAMGRFPSTCRTCYMLDFGLARQFTNSCQEVRPPRPVAGFRGTVRYASVNAHKNKEMGRHDDLWSLFYMLVEFLVGQLPWRKIKDKEHVGKLKDTYDHRLMLKHLPAEFGVFLEHISSLDYFTKPEYQLLMSVFDNSMKTYNVVENDPYDWERTSSDGTLTIIAVATTPQHHTRLTPAHMGMANASLIPGDLMRENTEEVLQDEQLSDVENNPAPERLPGSPLHPHRNQEADVWEELDRNRNRIRSAVWKGATEEDHSNNQGNHGHQSPYPGPGSPVKLPSEAAASDRDGPLLRKLRNIHSFEQERRVALEATPSPERFLEACSGKQLLGAQEKEAEPDGAVVIPVTHGQAQPAGEHPDRVWHYDEEILSGGGGGGGSPKPVSCGSLEHGEGAAVISGGFVALNLSSGRQDVDSREWVMVERPGGSPGAKVTDSPSAEDEEPEVLQPGSPGWGRGYPSAANPGKAQQESTTSSKGSAKVDKLELSVGLAGALHPVTPTSPAEALAEGVLTQLPTSPPSLPEEVAFRTCGPTPLLSPSPHTLLTTLSDPLHPRHPAAMRRSQSVDPQRRERPSSCSSSCCHTSLPLPPNQTATPGTTRSPTRRKLPAIPPGAVNANFPSVIRITRAQLQQLTAQRPSGLSFQSGSDSAPQCLLLERRSEADAAAAEAELVQERTAEISSPQDHVLTHLGTHTDPLAELLVNGDIHTKAQSPVSNRASSPRYPRSVPPRSPSSPRSPSSPRSPSSPRSPRSPVYANGHLSPPVSSQRDSSNGAFPRLKDPGKDSAPTLCATEPLLRGEVSREVDHAPDPVSSPVAPHKDPTRRLSRIPVLEPSSLLELPPAGSAKEKLLQKKANHQGPAPSPTASPSISDRRGGGGFPMAASSLARDPLSSASDRSQDDDSLMGSRSDRQAGDDAPSLSSSSSPLSRKSRIPRPVHSSSSAEQLAAQFLPRPPPGKPPGRSTAEGRLRRFRIRAGNNSDSDLLTCLAQLMHGSRGGSPLHHHRFPAQRGGSRPGVCSLTSSPHHHHHRSSSASPRSASSLQRSVSSSPSRHDHRGGEGGGGGGGGGGGGCIGRSRSPPSFSGSPPPRRFHAHHQDTCCSRQARTGPFHLSRGKACSREGKCSSKPSR, translated from the exons ATGAGCGGCGGCGTGGAGCAAGTGGACATCCTGAGTGTGCTCTCCCTGGTCAAGGAGCGATGGAAAGTG gccaagaagatcggcggcggcggcttcgGGGAGATCTACGAGGCGGTGGACATGCTGACGCGGGTCAGCGTGGCGCTGAAGGTGGAGTCGGCCCAGCAGCCCAAACAGGTGCTCAAGATGGAGGTCGCCGTGCTCAAGAAGCTCCAGG GTAAAGACCACGTGTGCCGCTTTGTGGGATGCGGCCGCAACGACCGCTTCAACTACGTGGTGATGGAGCTTCAG ggTCGCAACCTGGCTGACCTGAGGAGGAGCATGACCCGGGGAACCTTCAGCATCAGCACCACCCTGCGTCTGGGCCGACAGATGCTGGAGGCCATCGAGAGCATCCACTCGGTGGGCTTCCTGCACCGCGACATCAAACCG TCCAACTTCGCAATGGGCCGCTTCCCGAGCACGTGTCGGACCTGCTACATGCTGGACTTCGGTTTGGCTCGTCAGTTCACCAACTCGTGCCAGGAGGTCCGGCCG CCCCGGCCAGTGGCCGGGTTCAGGGGAACGGTCCGCTACGCATCGGTCAATGCACACAAGAATAAG GAGATGGGCCGCCACGATGACCTGTGGTCCCTCTTCTACATGCTGGTGGAGTTTCTGGTCGGTCAGTTGCCGTGGAGGAAGATCAAGGACAAA gaaCATGTGGGGAAGCTGAAGGATACTTACGACCATCGCCTGATGCTCAAACACCTGCCGGCAGAGTTCGGCGTGTTCTTGGAGCACATCTCCAGCCTCGACTACTTCACCAAGCCGGAGTACCAG CTGCTGATGTCGGTGTTCGACAACAGCATGAAAACCTACAACGTGGTGGAGAATGACCCGTACGACTGGGAGCGGACCAGCTCCGATGGCACTCTGACAATCATCGCCGTTGCCACGACGCCGCAGCATCACACGCGCCTCACTCCGGCACACATGGG TATGGCGAATGCCTCCCTGATTCCCGGCGACCTGATGAGGGAAAACACAGAAGAGGTTCTGCAGGACGAGCAGCTCAGCGACGTGGAGAACAACCCGGCTCCGGAGCGCCTGCCGGGCTCTCCCCTGCACCCGCACCGCAACCAGGAGGCCGACGTCTGGGAGGAGCTGGACCGCAACCGCAACCGCATCCGGTCGGCGGTGTGGAAG GGGGCAACGGAGGAGGACCACAGCAACAACCAGGGCAACCATGGACACCAGAGCCCCTATCCCGGGCCTGGTTCCCCGGTCAAACTGCCCTCCGAGGCGGCGGCTTCAGACCGCGACGGCCCCCTGCTGAGGAAGCTCCGCAACATCCACAGTTTTGAGCAGGAGCGGAGGGTCGCCCTCGAGGCCACGCCCAGTCCGGAGCGCTTCCTGGAGGCCTG ctcAGGGAAGCAGCTGCTTGGCGCCcaggagaaggaggcggagcccGACGGTGCCGTTGTCATCCCGGTAACTCACGGTCAAGCCCAACCTGCCGGGGAGCATCCCGATAGGGTCTGGCACTACGATGAGGAGATCTTgtccggtggtggtggtggtggtggttctcCTAAGCCGGTCTCCTGTGGATCTCTGGAGCACGGGGAGGGGGCGGCAGTCATCAGCGGAGGCTTCGTGGCCCTCAATCTGAGCTCCGGGAGGCAGGACGTTGACTCGAGGGAGTGGGTGATGGTGGAGCGGCCCGGCGGCTCTCCGGGAGCAAAGGTTACCGACAGCCCCTCGGCGGAGGACGAGGAGCCGGAGGTGCTCCAGCCGGGGTCACCCggatgggggcggggctacccgAGCGCCGCTAACCCCGGCAAAGCTCAACAGGAAAGCACGACGTCCTCCAAGGGAAGTGCAAAAGTGGACAAGTTGGAGCTTAGCGTGGGCCTCGCGGGGGCTCTGCACCCCGTCACCCCCACCAGCCCGGCTGAAGCTCTGGCTGAGGGCGTTCTCACTCAG ctccccacctctcctccatccctgcCCGAGGAGGTGGCGTTCCGGACGTGCGGCCCCACCCCTCTGCTCTCTCCCAGCCCTCACACACTCCTGACCACCCTGTCGGACCCGTTACACCCGCGCCACCCGGCGGCCATGAGGCGCAGCCAGTCCGTGGACCCGCAGCGGCGGGAGCgcccctcctcttgctcctcctcctgctgccacaCCTCCCTGCCGCTGCCGCCAAACCAAACCGCCACCCCCGGCACCACCCGCTCGCCCACTCGCAGGAAACTGCCGGCCATCCCGCCGGGCGCCGTCAACGCCAACTTCCCCTCCGTCATACGCATCACTCGCGCCCAGCTTCAGCAG tTGACAGCTCAGCGTCCCTCTGGGCTGTCCTTCCAGTCAGGATCGGACAGTGCGCCACAGTGCCTCCTGCTGGAGAGGCGCAGCGAGGCTGACGCCGCCGCTGCCGAGGCTGAGCTGGTCCAGGAGCGCACGGCAGAAATCAGCTCCCCCCAGGACCATGTCCTCACCCATctggggacacacacagaccccctgGCTGAGCTGCTGGTCAATGGAGACATCCACACCAAAGCTCAAAGCCCTGTTTCCAACCGCGCGTCTTCCCCACGCTATCCTCGCTCGGTTCCCCCGCGCTCGCCTTCCTCGCCGCGCTCTCCTTCCTCGCCGCGCTCTCCTTCCTCGCCGCGCTCTCCTCGCAGCCCCGTGTATGCCAACGGCCACCTCTCCCCTCCTGTCAGCAGCCAAAGGGATTCGAGCAACGGAGCATTCCCCCGGCTGAAAGACCCCGGGAAGGATTCTGCACCGACCCTCTGTGCCACAGAGCCTCTGCTAAGGGGGGAGGTCAGTAGAGAAGTGGACCACGCCCCCGATCCGGTGTCCTCCCCGGTCGCCCCCCATAAGGACCCCACCCGGAGGCTAAGTCGCATCCCAGTCTTGGAGCCCTCCAGCCTGCTGGAGCTCCCTCCAGCGGGGTCCGCGAAGGAGAAACTCCTGCAGAAGAAAGCTAACCAtcaaggccccgccccctctcccaCCGCCTCGCCATCGATCTCCGAcaggcgcggcggcggcggcttccCCATGGCGGCCTCCTCCCTCGCCCGGGACCCGCTGTCCTCCGCCTCGGACCGCTCTCAGGACGACGACTCTCTCATGGGCTCCCGTTCCGACCGCCAGGCGGGAGACGATgctccatccctctcctcctcctccagcccgcTGTCCCGCAAGAGCCGGATCCCGCGTCCGGTCCATTCATCGTCTTCGGCCGAGCAGCTGGCCGCCCAATTCCTGCCGCGCCCGCCGCCCGGGAAGCCACCGGGCCGCTCCACAGCGGAGGGCAG GCTTCGCCGTTTCCGCATCCGAGCCGGCAACAACAGTGACTCGGACCTCCTGACCTGCCTCGCTCAGCTGATGCACGGCTCCCGCGGCGGCTCCCCGCTCCACCACCACCGCTTTCCGGCCCAGCGGGGGGGCTCCAGGCCGGGCGTCTGCAGTCTGACGAGCTCtccgcaccaccaccaccaccgcagcTCCAGCGCCTCCCCGCGCAGcgcctcctccctgcagcgCTCCGTCAGCTCCTCGCCCTCACGTCACGACCAccgtggaggagaggggggaggaggaggaggaggtggaggaggggggggatgcATCGGACGCAGCCGCTCGCCTCCCAGCTTCTCGGGCTCGCCTCCTCCACGCCGCTTCCACGCTCACCACCAGGACACGTGCTGCAGCCGCCAGGCTCGCACCGGGCCCTTTCACCTGTCCAGGGGCAAAGCCTGCAGCCGAGAGGGCAAGTGCTCCAGCAAGCCGAGCAGATAG
- the ttbk2a gene encoding tau-tubulin kinase 2 isoform X1, whose amino-acid sequence MSGGVEQVDILSVLSLVKERWKVAKKIGGGGFGEIYEAVDMLTRVSVALKVESAQQPKQVLKMEVAVLKKLQGKDHVCRFVGCGRNDRFNYVVMELQGRNLADLRRSMTRGTFSISTTLRLGRQMLEAIESIHSVGFLHRDIKPSNFAMGRFPSTCRTCYMLDFGLARQFTNSCQEVRPPRPVAGFRGTVRYASVNAHKNKEMGRHDDLWSLFYMLVEFLVGQLPWRKIKDKVRTADNRSPSRTLSSWVMSCDRCVCVCVCVCVSVCVCVCVSQEHVGKLKDTYDHRLMLKHLPAEFGVFLEHISSLDYFTKPEYQLLMSVFDNSMKTYNVVENDPYDWERTSSDGTLTIIAVATTPQHHTRLTPAHMGMANASLIPGDLMRENTEEVLQDEQLSDVENNPAPERLPGSPLHPHRNQEADVWEELDRNRNRIRSAVWKGATEEDHSNNQGNHGHQSPYPGPGSPVKLPSEAAASDRDGPLLRKLRNIHSFEQERRVALEATPSPERFLEACSGKQLLGAQEKEAEPDGAVVIPVTHGQAQPAGEHPDRVWHYDEEILSGGGGGGGSPKPVSCGSLEHGEGAAVISGGFVALNLSSGRQDVDSREWVMVERPGGSPGAKVTDSPSAEDEEPEVLQPGSPGWGRGYPSAANPGKAQQESTTSSKGSAKVDKLELSVGLAGALHPVTPTSPAEALAEGVLTQLPTSPPSLPEEVAFRTCGPTPLLSPSPHTLLTTLSDPLHPRHPAAMRRSQSVDPQRRERPSSCSSSCCHTSLPLPPNQTATPGTTRSPTRRKLPAIPPGAVNANFPSVIRITRAQLQQLTAQRPSGLSFQSGSDSAPQCLLLERRSEADAAAAEAELVQERTAEISSPQDHVLTHLGTHTDPLAELLVNGDIHTKAQSPVSNRASSPRYPRSVPPRSPSSPRSPSSPRSPSSPRSPRSPVYANGHLSPPVSSQRDSSNGAFPRLKDPGKDSAPTLCATEPLLRGEVSREVDHAPDPVSSPVAPHKDPTRRLSRIPVLEPSSLLELPPAGSAKEKLLQKKANHQGPAPSPTASPSISDRRGGGGFPMAASSLARDPLSSASDRSQDDDSLMGSRSDRQAGDDAPSLSSSSSPLSRKSRIPRPVHSSSSAEQLAAQFLPRPPPGKPPGRSTAEGRLRRFRIRAGNNSDSDLLTCLAQLMHGSRGGSPLHHHRFPAQRGGSRPGVCSLTSSPHHHHHRSSSASPRSASSLQRSVSSSPSRHDHRGGEGGGGGGGGGGGGCIGRSRSPPSFSGSPPPRRFHAHHQDTCCSRQARTGPFHLSRGKACSREGKCSSKPSR is encoded by the exons ATGAGCGGCGGCGTGGAGCAAGTGGACATCCTGAGTGTGCTCTCCCTGGTCAAGGAGCGATGGAAAGTG gccaagaagatcggcggcggcggcttcgGGGAGATCTACGAGGCGGTGGACATGCTGACGCGGGTCAGCGTGGCGCTGAAGGTGGAGTCGGCCCAGCAGCCCAAACAGGTGCTCAAGATGGAGGTCGCCGTGCTCAAGAAGCTCCAGG GTAAAGACCACGTGTGCCGCTTTGTGGGATGCGGCCGCAACGACCGCTTCAACTACGTGGTGATGGAGCTTCAG ggTCGCAACCTGGCTGACCTGAGGAGGAGCATGACCCGGGGAACCTTCAGCATCAGCACCACCCTGCGTCTGGGCCGACAGATGCTGGAGGCCATCGAGAGCATCCACTCGGTGGGCTTCCTGCACCGCGACATCAAACCG TCCAACTTCGCAATGGGCCGCTTCCCGAGCACGTGTCGGACCTGCTACATGCTGGACTTCGGTTTGGCTCGTCAGTTCACCAACTCGTGCCAGGAGGTCCGGCCG CCCCGGCCAGTGGCCGGGTTCAGGGGAACGGTCCGCTACGCATCGGTCAATGCACACAAGAATAAG GAGATGGGCCGCCACGATGACCTGTGGTCCCTCTTCTACATGCTGGTGGAGTTTCTGGTCGGTCAGTTGCCGTGGAGGAAGATCAAGGACAAAGTGAGGACGGCCGATAATCGCTCACCTTCACGGACACTAAGCAGCTGGGTGATGAgctgtgacaggtgtgtgtgtgtgtgtgtgtgtgtgtgtgtgtctgtgtgtgtgtgcgtgtgtgtgtcccaggaaCATGTGGGGAAGCTGAAGGATACTTACGACCATCGCCTGATGCTCAAACACCTGCCGGCAGAGTTCGGCGTGTTCTTGGAGCACATCTCCAGCCTCGACTACTTCACCAAGCCGGAGTACCAG CTGCTGATGTCGGTGTTCGACAACAGCATGAAAACCTACAACGTGGTGGAGAATGACCCGTACGACTGGGAGCGGACCAGCTCCGATGGCACTCTGACAATCATCGCCGTTGCCACGACGCCGCAGCATCACACGCGCCTCACTCCGGCACACATGGG TATGGCGAATGCCTCCCTGATTCCCGGCGACCTGATGAGGGAAAACACAGAAGAGGTTCTGCAGGACGAGCAGCTCAGCGACGTGGAGAACAACCCGGCTCCGGAGCGCCTGCCGGGCTCTCCCCTGCACCCGCACCGCAACCAGGAGGCCGACGTCTGGGAGGAGCTGGACCGCAACCGCAACCGCATCCGGTCGGCGGTGTGGAAG GGGGCAACGGAGGAGGACCACAGCAACAACCAGGGCAACCATGGACACCAGAGCCCCTATCCCGGGCCTGGTTCCCCGGTCAAACTGCCCTCCGAGGCGGCGGCTTCAGACCGCGACGGCCCCCTGCTGAGGAAGCTCCGCAACATCCACAGTTTTGAGCAGGAGCGGAGGGTCGCCCTCGAGGCCACGCCCAGTCCGGAGCGCTTCCTGGAGGCCTG ctcAGGGAAGCAGCTGCTTGGCGCCcaggagaaggaggcggagcccGACGGTGCCGTTGTCATCCCGGTAACTCACGGTCAAGCCCAACCTGCCGGGGAGCATCCCGATAGGGTCTGGCACTACGATGAGGAGATCTTgtccggtggtggtggtggtggtggttctcCTAAGCCGGTCTCCTGTGGATCTCTGGAGCACGGGGAGGGGGCGGCAGTCATCAGCGGAGGCTTCGTGGCCCTCAATCTGAGCTCCGGGAGGCAGGACGTTGACTCGAGGGAGTGGGTGATGGTGGAGCGGCCCGGCGGCTCTCCGGGAGCAAAGGTTACCGACAGCCCCTCGGCGGAGGACGAGGAGCCGGAGGTGCTCCAGCCGGGGTCACCCggatgggggcggggctacccgAGCGCCGCTAACCCCGGCAAAGCTCAACAGGAAAGCACGACGTCCTCCAAGGGAAGTGCAAAAGTGGACAAGTTGGAGCTTAGCGTGGGCCTCGCGGGGGCTCTGCACCCCGTCACCCCCACCAGCCCGGCTGAAGCTCTGGCTGAGGGCGTTCTCACTCAG ctccccacctctcctccatccctgcCCGAGGAGGTGGCGTTCCGGACGTGCGGCCCCACCCCTCTGCTCTCTCCCAGCCCTCACACACTCCTGACCACCCTGTCGGACCCGTTACACCCGCGCCACCCGGCGGCCATGAGGCGCAGCCAGTCCGTGGACCCGCAGCGGCGGGAGCgcccctcctcttgctcctcctcctgctgccacaCCTCCCTGCCGCTGCCGCCAAACCAAACCGCCACCCCCGGCACCACCCGCTCGCCCACTCGCAGGAAACTGCCGGCCATCCCGCCGGGCGCCGTCAACGCCAACTTCCCCTCCGTCATACGCATCACTCGCGCCCAGCTTCAGCAG tTGACAGCTCAGCGTCCCTCTGGGCTGTCCTTCCAGTCAGGATCGGACAGTGCGCCACAGTGCCTCCTGCTGGAGAGGCGCAGCGAGGCTGACGCCGCCGCTGCCGAGGCTGAGCTGGTCCAGGAGCGCACGGCAGAAATCAGCTCCCCCCAGGACCATGTCCTCACCCATctggggacacacacagaccccctgGCTGAGCTGCTGGTCAATGGAGACATCCACACCAAAGCTCAAAGCCCTGTTTCCAACCGCGCGTCTTCCCCACGCTATCCTCGCTCGGTTCCCCCGCGCTCGCCTTCCTCGCCGCGCTCTCCTTCCTCGCCGCGCTCTCCTTCCTCGCCGCGCTCTCCTCGCAGCCCCGTGTATGCCAACGGCCACCTCTCCCCTCCTGTCAGCAGCCAAAGGGATTCGAGCAACGGAGCATTCCCCCGGCTGAAAGACCCCGGGAAGGATTCTGCACCGACCCTCTGTGCCACAGAGCCTCTGCTAAGGGGGGAGGTCAGTAGAGAAGTGGACCACGCCCCCGATCCGGTGTCCTCCCCGGTCGCCCCCCATAAGGACCCCACCCGGAGGCTAAGTCGCATCCCAGTCTTGGAGCCCTCCAGCCTGCTGGAGCTCCCTCCAGCGGGGTCCGCGAAGGAGAAACTCCTGCAGAAGAAAGCTAACCAtcaaggccccgccccctctcccaCCGCCTCGCCATCGATCTCCGAcaggcgcggcggcggcggcttccCCATGGCGGCCTCCTCCCTCGCCCGGGACCCGCTGTCCTCCGCCTCGGACCGCTCTCAGGACGACGACTCTCTCATGGGCTCCCGTTCCGACCGCCAGGCGGGAGACGATgctccatccctctcctcctcctccagcccgcTGTCCCGCAAGAGCCGGATCCCGCGTCCGGTCCATTCATCGTCTTCGGCCGAGCAGCTGGCCGCCCAATTCCTGCCGCGCCCGCCGCCCGGGAAGCCACCGGGCCGCTCCACAGCGGAGGGCAG GCTTCGCCGTTTCCGCATCCGAGCCGGCAACAACAGTGACTCGGACCTCCTGACCTGCCTCGCTCAGCTGATGCACGGCTCCCGCGGCGGCTCCCCGCTCCACCACCACCGCTTTCCGGCCCAGCGGGGGGGCTCCAGGCCGGGCGTCTGCAGTCTGACGAGCTCtccgcaccaccaccaccaccgcagcTCCAGCGCCTCCCCGCGCAGcgcctcctccctgcagcgCTCCGTCAGCTCCTCGCCCTCACGTCACGACCAccgtggaggagaggggggaggaggaggaggaggtggaggaggggggggatgcATCGGACGCAGCCGCTCGCCTCCCAGCTTCTCGGGCTCGCCTCCTCCACGCCGCTTCCACGCTCACCACCAGGACACGTGCTGCAGCCGCCAGGCTCGCACCGGGCCCTTTCACCTGTCCAGGGGCAAAGCCTGCAGCCGAGAGGGCAAGTGCTCCAGCAAGCCGAGCAGATAG